In Streptococcus parauberis NCFD 2020, the sequence CAGCTGTGACGACTGGTTTTGAATCGATTGATGTGATTTTAACAGAAGTTAATAAAGGTTTTGGGATGGAGCATTTGTGTAAAGCATTGGGAATTGAAGCCAATCAAGTCATGGCGTTTGGAGATAATCTCAATGATTTTCAAATGCTCGAGTATGTGGGCACAGCTATTGCCACAGAAAATGCTAGACCAGAAATAAAAGCAATTAGTCAAGAAGTGATTGGTCATTGTAATGATGCTTCTGTTTTGAGCTATTTAGAAGGGTTGGTTAGAGATGTTTGATATTAAAATTTTAGCCTTGGATTTAGATGGAACCTTATTTACCACTGAAAAAACAGTAACAGATGCTAATAAAGAAGCATTGAAAGCTGTGCGTGACAAAGGCGTCAAAGTTGTGATTACAACTGGTCGTCCCCTAAAAGCTATTGGTAATCTACTTGAAGAGCTTGATTTAGTCAATGAAGAAGATTATTCAATTACCTTTAATGGCGGACTGGTTCAAAAAAATACGGGATTGATTTTAGACAAGAGTGCTTTAGCTTTGTCCGATGTCAAAGTGATTCATCAGGAACTAGATAGAATTGGTTTACCGACTGATATTTTAAGTGAAGGAACGGTCTATAGTATTCCAAGCTCGGATGGGTGTCATTCCCAATATTACCTAGCCAACCCTTTATTATCTTTTATTGAAATTGACTCGATTGAAGATTTGTCTAAAAAGATTGTTTATAATAAAATTGTAACAGTTACAGACGCGACTTATTTGGATCAACAATTAGCTAAAGCAAATCAAGACTTGTTTGGAAATTACGAATCCTTTAAATCACGTGATATCATTTTTGAAGTCATGCCCAAAGGAATTAATAAAGCCTTTGGTCTAAACCTTTTGTGCCAACACCTCGGCTTAGAGGCAAAGAATGTGATGGCTATGGGTGATGAAGCCAATGATTTATCCATGCTTAAGTGGGCTGGCCTCGGTATTGCAATGGCTAACGCGACGTCCCAAGCAAAAAAAGTTGCAGATGACGTCACAACTTTAACAAATGATCAGTCTGGTGTTGCACAAGCAATTCACAAGTACATATTAAATGAGGTAGACTAATGGGATTATTTGATCGTCTATTCGGACATAAAAAAGAAGAAAATCAAAACCTTGATACTGAACAAGAAAAGATTGAACAGGTTGACGAGGAGCAGTTAGAAGAAGTTTTTCCGATGGAAATGTCTGATGAGAAACCTTTCGAAGATGAGAGTGAATCGGAAAACCCTTTGGAAACAGATGTTCCTTTCTATGATGGTGACAATGATGACGACTTTGAGGTCTTTGATGATGAACCAGATTTATCAGCAAATCTAGATAATGAGTCTGTGGAGATTATTGAAGACAGCGATGACTATGAAGAAAAATTAGATATTCAAGAAATTGTCGAAACACCTGAACTGGATACTAATCAAGTGAACATGGCTCATGAAGAAGAAATGACAAAGAGTGATGACAGTCCAGCAATGACTGAAAATAATCAAGATGAAGACTTATCTTCTGATGACCAAAATTTAGCTCTTGATGATGAACCAGATATGACAAGAAGTGAATCTGAGTCTGAAAGAGTAGATTCCGAAATGATAGCGTCACAATCAGTTCAGCCTTCAGCTTCTAGCATTCAAATGATGGTAGAATACTACAAACGCAAGGCAGCTTTTGAAGAAGATATCCGTGAAGGAAGAATTCAACCTAAAGCTGATCCCGTCATTACAGAAGTTGAACCAGTTATTGTCGCCGAGCTAAATGAAAGTGACCAAGATAAGTATGACCGGTCACTAGCTAAAACGAGAACTGGTTTTACAGCTCGATTAAATGCTTTCTTTGCAAATTTCAGAAGAGTAGATGAAGAATTTTTTGAAGAATTAGAAGAAATGCTCATTTTATCTGATGTTGGTGTATCAGTGGCAACTAGGCTGACTGATGAGCTTCGTCAGGAAGTGAAATTAGAAAATGCTAAAAAGCCAGAAGATCTTCGTCGTGTCATTGTTCAAAAATTAGTTGATATCTATGAAAAAGATGGCGTCTATAATGAAGCTGTTAACTACCAAAAAGGACTAACAGTTATGCTTCTTGTAGGGGTTAATGGTGTAGGTAAAACAACTTCAATTGGGAAACTCGCATACAAGTATAAAAATGAAGGCAAAAAAGTAATGTTAGTAGCAGCAGATACTTTCCGTGCTGGTGCAGTTGCTCAGTTAGCAGAATGGGGACGACGCGTTGATGTACCAGTAGTTATGGGACCAGAAAAAGCTGATCCTGCTTCCGTCGTTTTTGACGGTGTTGAACGAGCAGTTTCTGAAAATGTTGATATATTATTAATTGATACCGCAGGTCGATTGCAAAACAAAGAAAATCTGATGGCTGAACTGGAAAAAATGGGTCGCATTATCAAACGCGTTATCCCAGATGCTCCTCACGAAACCTTGTTAGCCTTAGATGCCTCAACAGGACAAAATGCGCTTAGCCAAGCAAAAGAGTTTTCAAAAATCATGTCACTTACTGGCCTTATCTTGACAAAAATTGATGGCTCAGCAAAAGGTGGCGTCGTTTTAGCCATCAGACAAGAATTGGATATTCCTGTTAAGTTCATCGGCTTTGGAGAAAAAATCGATGATATAGGTCAATTCGACTCTGAAGAATTCATGAAGGGTTTACTGGGTGATATTATTTAGGCAAAGATAGTCTATAAAAAGAGGAGAAAACATGTCAAGTATGAGTATTGACTTGGAAAAGTATAAAAATTTAGCCCAACAAAAACAGGCAGAACACCGCAAATTCTTAGCGACCTTAAAAAAGAAAGCACCTAAGAACTTGGATAAAATTGTTCAAGAAGTACATCAAGAGGTTTTTCAAGAAATTGATTGTACCAAGTGTGCTAATTGTTGTAAAAGTTTAGGGCCACTCTTTACAGAAGCAGATATTCAACGCATTTCAAAACATTTCAAAATGAAGATGCCAGCTTTTGAGAACATGTTTTTACAAGTGGACGAAGACGGGGATAAAATATTTCAGTCGATGCCCTGTCCCTTCTTAGGGGATGATAATCTCTGTAGTATATATGATGTTCGTCCAAAAGCCTGTCGAGAATTCCCTCATACAGACCGCAAAAAAATCTATCAAATTAATCAATTAACTCTAAAAAATACCTTAATCTGCCCAGCAGCTTATCTATTTGTGGAGAAATTAAAAGATAGAATCTAAAAAAACTTCCAATCCTGGAAGTTTTTTTTATTTTGCTAATGCTTTGAACATACCAAAATAGCTAAATAAACTTATTAAAGCAAATGCTGTAAATAGGAGATAAACATTTTGAACTCCTAAAGTAAAATTAGCATGGCTATTAGCAATGATTGAAGCTAGGGCAGTGCCTAACGCACCTGCAAATTGTTGCATCATTTGAAAAATAGCTGTTGCATCAGCATTTTTTTCATTTGGCAATTTTTTGATAGCTGTAGCTAGTGTATTGTTAAATCCCATATTTCGTCCAATTGTAAAAATGATATAAATGAAAGTGAAAGCCAGGGTTGAAAAAGTTTTTGTTGTCATTGTCATAAAGATTAAAGAAATTATGAGTAAGCTATTTCCTAAGTAAAGAGAAATTTTAGGACCCTTTGTATCATATAGTTTACCAAGGATTGGGGCTAGAAGAGCTCCTAATAAGGTACCTGGCAAAAGAACCATCCCTGCTTGAGAAGAAGAAGCAATCTTATCCAAGACAATAAAATTTGGGGTTATGAAATTAATTCCTAAATTTATTAATTGAAATATAAAGAATGGGATTAATCCAAAAGTTACAGAAGGTAATGTTAATATCCGGATATCTAAAAACGCTTTTGGACTATGTAAACTTCGGTAGATGAAGAAAAGTAAGCTAATCATAAATCCAATTAAGTAGAAAGGATTTAGATGTCCGGACTCTAGGCTAGTGATTACAAGAAGTGCTAAGGTCAGAGCAACAGCTAATGATATAAAAGAAAGGTAGTCAAAGGACAATTTCTCACCCTTAGGAGAATTTTCAAGATATTTGAAGGCTAAAAAGCTAGCAATAATTGGAAAAGGGAGAATACAGATAAAAATCCATTGCCAAGCAAAATGACTTATCATAAAGCCACCATAGGATGGTCCGAAAGCTGGTGCCAAACTAATGATTAAACCTCCAAGCCCCATGTAAGTTCCAAATTTGCGTTCAGGAACCCGTTCTAAAATAATATTAAACATTTGAGGCATAATCATTCCCGTTGCTAGGCCTTGGATGACTCGAGCAATGAGCATAATCACAAATGAATTTGTAGCAGGGGCAAGAATTGTTCCGACAATTAACATACTAGAAGCTGTGAAGAAAATTTGACGTTCGCCAAAATTACGTTTAAGACTGGCTGATACAGTAGTCATAATGGCGACTGATAGTAAATATAAAGTTGTTATCCATTGTAAATTAGTTAAAGGCTGATCATATACAGTCATTAATTTAGAGAAGGTAACATTCATGCTAGTTTCGGACAAAATACCTGAAAAGCCAATCATAGCAATTGCTACTATAGCAAAAAAGGTTTCTCTAGATACAGTTTTTTCTTTGGATGGCATAGATTCTCCATTTCTATTCTTGTTTTGTGATTTTTGACAAAAGAAAAGTCATTTCAAGCAGTAGGTCCGTCGAAATGACTTTTCAAAAGGATTGGTTAAAAAATACGATATACGTATGGGTTATCAGGCTTGTTGACTTGCTGGACTTCTGTAATATGTAAAACAGGTAAGGTCTGTTGTAAATCTTTGTTGTACTCAGTTTGGATATGACCTTTTAAGTTTAACCAAGTATTGTTTGGATAGGAAACCTGATTTCCAGTCGTTAATAAACCATAGACACCCGAGTCAGCTATACAATGTATAATACCAAATCTGAACAGAAATTGGTAGTCTTTATGACCAGGTTCGTTGTAAACAAAACCAGTATAAGAAATATCACGATCACTAAATTCATCTGGATAGAGATAAATTAGTTCCATTATTTCCATATAGTTCTGACTGGTAATCTGTAGAGGTTGATTTCCCTGATACTTTTTCATCTCTTTTTTCATTTCCCGTTGGTAGGCTGATTTGGTAAAGTAGAGACTGGTATCGGGTTTTAAATATTGAACAGTTGTTCCATCATCACTTATTCCATTTTTTGACGTTCCAGCTGCTAGTGGAAAAGTATAGCCTTTAGCTGAAACAGTTGTTGAATCAAGACTGACCGTTGGAATCAAAAGTCCAACCAGAACTGGTAAGACTAGAATCAAAGGACTTGTCAGCTTAGCCATTTTCCCGTGCAGATGACTGTGAACTTTAATATTTTTCATCCAAGTATAGAGTTGAACAGTGGCCAACAGAAAAGATAGGACCATTGATATATAAGCTAAATAAGAATAGCGAATATTGATGTACTGATCCAATTTTCCGGATAATTCTAAGTACATGGTTAGTTCAAAATAAGCTGCTAAGACTAAAAATCTGATCATGACATCACTCCCACTAATAAACAATATAGGATAATAACCGAAGCAGAGACGGAGATAAATTGGATAATGAATTTTTTCTTAAAGGCTTTTACCATCATCATCAAATTTTTGATATCAACCATAGGTCCAATTAGCAAAAAGGCTAATACGGGGGAAAAACCAAAGGTGGTTAACAAGGAAGCACCGATGAAGGCATCTGCCTCACTGCAAAGAGAAAGGATGAATGCAAGAAGCATCATCGTTAGAATGGCAGTGAGCGGATTGTGCCCAATGCTTGTTAAAATCCGAGTAGGAACAAAGATTTGCATGCCAGAGGCAATTAATGTACCGAAAACAAGATAACGTCCCGTGTCGAAGAATTCATCTATGGCGTGAGCTAAGGCAAAATATAGTTTTTTAGACCATTTTTCCTGGCTGTAATCATGTAAGTGAGCTGGCTCAGCCGATTCCTTTAGAATATCATCATCCACGAAATAAGCTAACAAGACTCCTAAACAAATAGCGACAATGATTGCTCCTAGTAAACGCAGTAATAAAAAGCGTAAGGAATTTCCAAAAGCTGAATAGGTTGCGAAGAGCACTATCGGATTGATAATTGGTGCAGTTGCTAAGAAGGGTATTGCAGTATAGGAAGGGACCTTTTTTTCGAGGAAACGATTGATGATTGGGATTATGCCGCATTCACAAGATGGGAAAACAAAACCAATCAAGGTCCCAAAAAGGATTCTCAGAAATTTCTGCCTTGGCAAGTAGCGTTGGACAATATCTGGGGTAATGTAAACCTCAATAAAACCAGAAAGAATAGTTCCTAGCAAAACAAAAGGTAAGGCCTCAATGATAATCGACAAAAAGATAGCCGACCATTGAAGAATATCTGGTGGAAGAGATGAAAAGATTTGCATTATCTCTCCCCCTTTCTAAAAACATCATGATTTAAGTAAGATATCAGCAAAAAAAGAGAAGTCAGTGGACTTCCTGACTGATAACTCATAGTTTGTCAACCTCTTTTTTATTATTTTCTTCTTTGGTTGCAGGAATGATTTTGCCTTCAGCATCGACATCTATTGGTTTGTCAAAACTTGGAATACTTGCAAAACCTGACATCATTTTTTCTAATTCGTCATTTTTTTTATGTGTAATTGCCATTTTTCTACCAACTTTCTTTATAGATATACCACTATTATACTATCATTTAAAGGGAAATGAAAAGATAAATCATAATTCTTAATTGAAGAGAGAATTATAATAAGATAATAGTATCAGTATTAGCTTCTTTTATACAAGTTATTTTACCACGAAAGTCTTATACTTAACTTAAGAAGAAAAGGAGAAAAAATATGCAAGTTAAAATTGAACACATCGGACTATGGGTTAAAGATATGGAAGCAATGAAAGAATTTTATTGCCGTTATTTTGAAGCAAGTTCTACAAGTCTTTATCATAACCCTAAAACTGGATTTTATTCATACTTTTTAACATTTGCGTCAGGTGCTCGCTTAGAAATAATGAATAAAACTAATCTTGCTGACCAAAACCATGAACAATTTGGCTTTGCACATTTAGCATTGGCTTTAGGTTCGAAAGAAGCAGTTGATGAGTTTGCTTACTACATGCAAGACCAAGGTTTTCCTATTCAAAATGGTCCGCGTACAACAGGTGACGGTTATTATGAGGCGGTTATTAATGATCCAGAAGGAAACATTATTGAATTAACAATCTGAACATAACTTATATTAATAGGGAAGAATACTTGTCAAAGTTCATTATGCTTTGGAAAGTATTTTTTATATAAATTTGGAAGTTGAATACAGATTTTTTACTTTTGATCTCAATTCTAGATTTAATTATGTTTTCTGAGAAATGTGATATAATTAATTTCATAGGAGAAAGTAATGAAAAAACATGTTTTACTAGTGGATGACGAGGAACATATTCTTCGTTTATTAGATTATCATTTGGCCAAAGAAGGCTATCAGACAGAATTAGTCGGTGATGGTCGGTCAGCTTTAAAATTAGCAGAGACTGAACACTTTGACTTTATCTTACTAGACATCATGCTTCCTCAATTAGATGGGATAGAAGTTTGTAAAAGAATTCGAGCAAAAGGAATCACAACCCCTATTATGATGGTTTCAGCTAAAGGGGATGAATTTGACAAAGTATTAGCCCTAGAATTGGGTGCTGATGACTACCTAACCAAACCATTTAGCCCAAGAGAGTTAATTGCAAGAGTAAAAGCTATACTTCGTAGAACAGAAAAAGATCAAACTGATGATAATGATTTGAGTGATGAGCAATGGGTCGTTAATGGGCTACGGGTTTTTCCTGATCGTCATGAAGTCTATAAAGATAATGACATGTTAAACCTGACACCAAAAGAATATGAATTATTACTTTATTTAATAAAGCATCCTAATATGACCTTAACAAGAGAACGATTGCTTGAACGAATTTGGGGTTATGATTTTGGTCAGGAAACACGATTAGTCGATGTCCACATTGGTAAACTGAGAGAAAAAGTTGAAGATGATCCGAAAAATCCTAAGTTTATCAAAACCATTCGTGGTTACGGTTATAAATTTAAGGAGTTAAAGGATGAGAAAAAGTCTTAGTATCCTAGCAATCACGAATATATTATTATGGCTCTTTTGTTTTTTTATCTATTTCGACTATGGAAATAAGCAAGTTTGGATTAGTTTTATTATCCTCTTGATTTTGATATCAGTATTCGCAATAAGAAATATGCACGACACTCAAAATGACTTAGATGAATTAGTAGAGAATGCCTATACTTTAAGGTATTACAATTATTCTTCAGATGAGACAATTCAGGAACTAAACCATATTTTACGAAATTTTCGAAATCAAACAGAGCAACAAAAAGCAAGCATCAAAGGTATGTCTGAAAACCTTCAAGCTTTGCTATCCCACCTAACAATGGGCATGTTTTTGGTTGATCGAAAAAAAAATATCGTTATACATAGTAAATCCTTGCCTAACTATTTTCCAGATACAAAAATCGATTTTAAGGTTTTAGATGATATTAGCCGAACGGATATCAAGTCTTTAGTTAAACAGACATTTTTAAGCACCAAAACCATAAAAAAAGAACTTCGTGGATTTCATGAAGGTGATTTGATTTTAGAAGTGACAGTCGTTCCAATTCTAAATGATGTTCAAGAGACTGAGCAAGTTTTAGTTTTACTCTATGATTTAACAATGATTCGGAATTACGAAAAATTGAACATGGATTTTATCTCAAATGCTTCTCATGAATTAAGAACACCGGTAACTTCTATTAAAGGTTTTGCGGAGACCATCAAGTCAATGCCGCAAGATGAAGAAGTTTTAAAAAAAGAATTCTTGGATATTATTTATAATGAAAGCTTGCGCTTAGAACACATTGTTGAGCATATGCTGACGCTCTCGAAGGTTAAAAAGACTCAATTACAGAAAACTGATATCGACTTGAATGAATTTCTCCAGTATATTGGCAATAGCTTAAAACATCAATTGCAGCAAAAACATTTACATTTGAAATATGATTTAGAAGCTAATGTTATCATTGAATCGGATAAATACCTTTTGTCTCAGATTATTTTAAATCTTCTATCAAATGCCATTCGTTATACTGAGGATGGCGGGGATATAATGGTTATTACTAGAGAAACAAAAGACAATATCACAATATGTGTCAAGGACACGGGAATTGGTATTAGTCAGTTAGAAATCGAACGGATATTTGAACGTTTTTACAGAGTTAATAAAGGACGCAGTCGCCAAAGTGGTGGAACTGGTCTAGGTCTTTCAATAGTGAAAGAACTTAGTCAAATCTTATCTGGTAAAATTAGTGTTTCTAGTCAGCTTGGTCAGGGAAGTATCTTTACCCTAACCTTACCATCAAGTATTATTTCAGAGAAAAAAGAAGCCTAAAAGACTTCTTTTTTTAATGTTTAGGAAATATATTTTAGAAATATAAACTTTTACAAAATCTTTACAAAAATAGGGGATAAACCTTTACAAAGCATTGGTATACTAAACATGTAGCAAATCTACAAGAAGTAAAAAAATATATTTTAAAAGGTGAAACTTATGAAAATTCAAAAAATGATTACTCTCGCAGTTCTCGGTTTGTCTAGTCTTGGCTTAGTTGCTTGTGGCAACAACGATTCAAAATCTTCTGATACATCAGCATCAGGTGGAAAAATTGAAGTCATCACTCGTGAAGATGGTTCAGGAACACGTGGAGCATTTACTGAAATTACTGGTATTTTGAAAAAAGATGGTGATAAAGAAACTGATAACACTTCTAAATCAGCAGTTGTTCAAAACAGTACAGAAGGTGTTATCTCAGCAGTATCTGGTAATAAAGATGCTGTAGGATATATCTCACTTGGTTCACTTAATGATAATGTAAAAGCACTTAAAGTTGACGGAGTGGAAGCAAGCTCTAAAACAGTTAAAGATGGCGACTACCCACTTCAACGTCCATTCAACATTGTTTACAACGACAGCTTATCAGCTTTAGGAAAAGACTTCGTAGCATTCATTCATTCTAAACAAGGTCAAGCAGTTGTAACAGATAATAAATTTGTTGAAGCTAAAGATGATATGAAAGAATACACTTCACAAAAAATGTCAGGTAAACTTTCAGTAGTTGGTTCAACTTCAGTTACACCACTTATGGAAAAACTAGTTGAAGCATACAAAGAAGAAAATCCAGATGTAACAATCGATATCACTGCTAATGGATCTTCAGCAGGTATCACAGCTGCTAAAGAAAAAACAGCTGACATTGGTATGGTGTCTCGTGAACTTACTCCTGAAGAAGGCAAAGACTTAAAACATGATGCTATCGCACTTGATGGAATTGCAGTTGTTGTTAACAAAGACAACAAAGCAGAAGAAATCAGCATGAAATCTATCACAGACGTATTTACTGGTAAAGTAACTAGCTGGGATAAAGCAAAATAAGTCTAAGAAAGTGTAAGGGGGACACCTTTGTCCCCCTTGCTTTCATTCATTTAGAAAGGATAGCGCGTGAAAAAACAAGCGTTCAAAGAAGAATTCTTCAGAATTCTATTCTTCCTTAGTGCAGCGATGTCAATTGTTGCTATATCATTAATCTGTATCTTCATATTTATGAATGGACTACCATTTATCGGAAAATACGGTGTTGCTAAATTCTTATTTGGCTCAAATTGGTCTCCTTCAAATACACCTTCTAGCTTTGGTATTTTACCAATGATTGTTGGTTCATTATTAATCACCATAGGAGCTATTATTGTCGGTGTGCCTACTGGAATTTTTACGTCTGTCTTTATGGTTTATTACTGCCCAAAACCAATCTATGGTTTCCTAAAAGGTGCAGTCAATATGATGGCTGCAATTCCATCAATTGTTTATGGTTTCTTTGGTTTACAATTAATGGTTCCTTGGATTAGAACATTTGCTGGAAACGGGATGTCCGTTATCACAGCATCATTGTTGTTAGGTATTATGATTTTACCAACTATCATTAGTTTGACTGAATCAGCTATTCGAACAGTACCTGCAACTTTTTATTCTGGAAGTGTTGCTTTAGGAGCAAGTCATGAACGCACTATTTTTAGTGTTATTGTTCCAGCTGCTAAATCAGGTATTTTTTCAGCAATAATTTTAGGTATTGGTCGTGCAATTGGGGAAACAATGGCTGTTATTCTTGTCGCTGGGAATCAACCAGTTATTCCAACAGGATTATTTGAAGGCACTCGAACAATGACAACAAATATCGTGTTAGAAATGGCTTATGCTTCTGGTCAACATAGAGAAGCATTGATTGCGACTTCTGCTGTATTATTTATCTTTATCCTTCTAATTAATGCGTGGTTCTCTTATATGAAAGGAAAATCAGTAAATGAGTAAATATATTTTAAAAACTTTAGTTTACCTTTTTACCTTACTTACATTTGGATCACTTTTTCTAATCGTAGGATTTATCTTGGTTAATGGTTTACCAAATATTACTCCTTCACTATTTGAATGGAAATACACTAGTGATAATGTCTCACTGATGCCAGCAATTGTTTCTACTTTAATTTTAGTATTTGGCTCACTTTTGATTGCATTGCCAATTGGTGTATTTGCAGGATTCTACTTAGTCGAGTATGCTAAAAAAGGCTCAATATGGGTTAAACTGATTCGTATTGCTGCCGATACATTAGCTGGGATTCCATCAATTGTATTTGGTCTATTCGGGATGCTTTTCTTTGTTGTCTTTATGAAGTTCCAATATTCATTATTGTCAGGGATTTTGACATCAGTTATTATGGTTCTTCCAGTTATTATCAGAGCTACAGAAGAAGCTTTGATGTCTGTAAGTGATAGCATGCGTCAAGCCAGTTTTGGGCTTGGAGCTGGGAAATTGAGAACTGTTTTCAAAATTGTCTTACCAGTTGCCATGCCAGGTATTTTAGCAGGTGTTATTTTGGCAGTTGGTCGTATCGTTGGTGAAACGGCAGCTCTTATGTATACATTAGGGACTTCAACTAATGCACCAACATCTATTATGTCTTCTGGACGTTCACTCGCTTTACATATGTATATGTTATCTAGTGAAGGTCTTCATGTTAAAGAAGCATATGCCACTGGTGTTATTTTAATTATTACAGTATTGATTATAAATGCTATCTCTACAATTTTATCTCGTCGCCTTGTGAAAGGAGCATCTAAATAATGGGAACTTTTTCCGTAAAAAACCTTGAATTATATTATGGGGATTTTCATGCCCTTAAAAATGTTAATATTGAATTACCAGAAGGGAAAATTACAGCCTTGATTGGCCCTTCAGGGTGTGGTAAATCAACATTTTTGAAAACTTTGAACCGTATGAATGATTTGATTCCTAGTTGTCGTATCGAAGGAGACATTCTTTTAGATGACAAAAATATCTATGGAAAAGATATGAATTTGAATAGCTTACGTAAACGTGTCGGAATGGTTTTCCAACAACCAAATCCATTCGCGATGTCTATTTATGATAACGTAGCCTACGGCCCTAGAACACATGGTGTTAAAGATAAAGCTCAACTTGATGCAATTGTCGAAAAAAGTCTTAAGGGCGCAGCGATTTGGGAAGAAGTTAAAGATGATCTTAAAAAGAATGCAATGTCACTTTCTGGTGGTCAACAACAACGTATCTGTATCGCACGTGCCTTGGCAGTAGAACCTGATGTTCTTTTAATGGATGAACCTACATCAGCATTA encodes:
- a CDS encoding MFS transporter; translation: MPSKEKTVSRETFFAIVAIAMIGFSGILSETSMNVTFSKLMTVYDQPLTNLQWITTLYLLSVAIMTTVSASLKRNFGERQIFFTASSMLIVGTILAPATNSFVIMLIARVIQGLATGMIMPQMFNIILERVPERKFGTYMGLGGLIISLAPAFGPSYGGFMISHFAWQWIFICILPFPIIASFLAFKYLENSPKGEKLSFDYLSFISLAVALTLALLVITSLESGHLNPFYLIGFMISLLFFIYRSLHSPKAFLDIRILTLPSVTFGLIPFFIFQLINLGINFITPNFIVLDKIASSSQAGMVLLPGTLLGALLAPILGKLYDTKGPKISLYLGNSLLIISLIFMTMTTKTFSTLAFTFIYIIFTIGRNMGFNNTLATAIKKLPNEKNADATAIFQMMQQFAGALGTALASIIANSHANFTLGVQNVYLLFTAFALISLFSYFGMFKALAK
- a CDS encoding VOC family protein, with translation MQVKIEHIGLWVKDMEAMKEFYCRYFEASSTSLYHNPKTGFYSYFLTFASGARLEIMNKTNLADQNHEQFGFAHLALALGSKEAVDEFAYYMQDQGFPIQNGPRTTGDGYYEAVINDPEGNIIELTI
- a CDS encoding permease produces the protein MQIFSSLPPDILQWSAIFLSIIIEALPFVLLGTILSGFIEVYITPDIVQRYLPRQKFLRILFGTLIGFVFPSCECGIIPIINRFLEKKVPSYTAIPFLATAPIINPIVLFATYSAFGNSLRFLLLRLLGAIIVAICLGVLLAYFVDDDILKESAEPAHLHDYSQEKWSKKLYFALAHAIDEFFDTGRYLVFGTLIASGMQIFVPTRILTSIGHNPLTAILTMMLLAFILSLCSEADAFIGASLLTTFGFSPVLAFLLIGPMVDIKNLMMMVKAFKKKFIIQFISVSASVIILYCLLVGVMS
- the ftsY gene encoding signal recognition particle-docking protein FtsY is translated as MGLFDRLFGHKKEENQNLDTEQEKIEQVDEEQLEEVFPMEMSDEKPFEDESESENPLETDVPFYDGDNDDDFEVFDDEPDLSANLDNESVEIIEDSDDYEEKLDIQEIVETPELDTNQVNMAHEEEMTKSDDSPAMTENNQDEDLSSDDQNLALDDEPDMTRSESESERVDSEMIASQSVQPSASSIQMMVEYYKRKAAFEEDIREGRIQPKADPVITEVEPVIVAELNESDQDKYDRSLAKTRTGFTARLNAFFANFRRVDEEFFEELEEMLILSDVGVSVATRLTDELRQEVKLENAKKPEDLRRVIVQKLVDIYEKDGVYNEAVNYQKGLTVMLLVGVNGVGKTTSIGKLAYKYKNEGKKVMLVAADTFRAGAVAQLAEWGRRVDVPVVMGPEKADPASVVFDGVERAVSENVDILLIDTAGRLQNKENLMAELEKMGRIIKRVIPDAPHETLLALDASTGQNALSQAKEFSKIMSLTGLILTKIDGSAKGGVVLAIRQELDIPVKFIGFGEKIDDIGQFDSEEFMKGLLGDII
- a CDS encoding Cof-type HAD-IIB family hydrolase, with product MFDIKILALDLDGTLFTTEKTVTDANKEALKAVRDKGVKVVITTGRPLKAIGNLLEELDLVNEEDYSITFNGGLVQKNTGLILDKSALALSDVKVIHQELDRIGLPTDILSEGTVYSIPSSDGCHSQYYLANPLLSFIEIDSIEDLSKKIVYNKIVTVTDATYLDQQLAKANQDLFGNYESFKSRDIIFEVMPKGINKAFGLNLLCQHLGLEAKNVMAMGDEANDLSMLKWAGLGIAMANATSQAKKVADDVTTLTNDQSGVAQAIHKYILNEVD
- a CDS encoding YkgJ family cysteine cluster protein encodes the protein MSIDLEKYKNLAQQKQAEHRKFLATLKKKAPKNLDKIVQEVHQEVFQEIDCTKCANCCKSLGPLFTEADIQRISKHFKMKMPAFENMFLQVDEDGDKIFQSMPCPFLGDDNLCSIYDVRPKACREFPHTDRKKIYQINQLTLKNTLICPAAYLFVEKLKDRI
- a CDS encoding response regulator transcription factor — its product is MKKHVLLVDDEEHILRLLDYHLAKEGYQTELVGDGRSALKLAETEHFDFILLDIMLPQLDGIEVCKRIRAKGITTPIMMVSAKGDEFDKVLALELGADDYLTKPFSPRELIARVKAILRRTEKDQTDDNDLSDEQWVVNGLRVFPDRHEVYKDNDMLNLTPKEYELLLYLIKHPNMTLTRERLLERIWGYDFGQETRLVDVHIGKLREKVEDDPKNPKFIKTIRGYGYKFKELKDEKKS
- a CDS encoding TIGR03943 family putative permease subunit; the encoded protein is MIRFLVLAAYFELTMYLELSGKLDQYINIRYSYLAYISMVLSFLLATVQLYTWMKNIKVHSHLHGKMAKLTSPLILVLPVLVGLLIPTVSLDSTTVSAKGYTFPLAAGTSKNGISDDGTTVQYLKPDTSLYFTKSAYQREMKKEMKKYQGNQPLQITSQNYMEIMELIYLYPDEFSDRDISYTGFVYNEPGHKDYQFLFRFGIIHCIADSGVYGLLTTGNQVSYPNNTWLNLKGHIQTEYNKDLQQTLPVLHITEVQQVNKPDNPYVYRIF
- a CDS encoding SPJ_0845 family protein, whose protein sequence is MAITHKKNDELEKMMSGFASIPSFDKPIDVDAEGKIIPATKEENNKKEVDKL